The following are encoded in a window of Mycobacterium sp. ELW1 genomic DNA:
- a CDS encoding arylsulfatase — protein sequence MTRPNFLVIVADDLGFSDIGAFGGEINTPNLDRLAHTGIRLTDFHSAPACSPTRAMLLTGTDHHVAGIGTMLEMAAPEFRGAPGYEGYLNDRVVALPELLRDAGYLTLMSGKWHLGDTIDRSPWARGFDRSFALLPAGASHYGTRGGGGLSPVPTMFTEDDQFVTVGEDFYSSDAYTDTLLRYLHERPQDGEDQPFFAYLPFQAPHWPLHAPQETIANYHGRYDAGPDALREERLAALTRLGLCPPDVEPHPVVADGAPEWADMTDEERAVSARNMEVYAAMVDRMDWNIGRVIDYLDGTGELDNTVVIFLSDNGAEGTIVEAMPLRGPEIEAFVAKHCDNSVDNLGAPTSWAWYGPRWAQAATAPSRLHKAFTTEGGIRVVGFVAWPGFARQGEIGTAFTTVMDIAPTVLELADAAHPGTEYQGREVEPMRGRSMVPYLSGQAEVVHDADTGTGWELFGRRAIRQGDWKALHLPVPYGSGTWQLYDLSSDPGEVHDQAASRPDKLADLIELWDRYVEENGVIIGPVSLFEVDVEAY from the coding sequence GTGACTCGTCCCAACTTCCTGGTCATCGTGGCCGACGACCTCGGATTTTCCGACATCGGCGCTTTCGGCGGCGAAATCAATACTCCGAACCTGGATCGATTGGCCCACACGGGCATCAGGCTCACCGATTTCCATTCCGCTCCGGCCTGTTCGCCGACGCGGGCGATGCTGCTGACCGGAACCGATCACCACGTCGCCGGAATCGGCACGATGCTCGAGATGGCCGCCCCCGAATTCCGCGGGGCCCCCGGCTACGAGGGGTATCTGAACGACCGGGTCGTGGCGCTGCCCGAACTGCTCCGCGACGCCGGTTACCTGACGCTCATGTCGGGCAAGTGGCATCTGGGCGACACGATCGACAGGTCGCCGTGGGCAAGGGGATTCGACCGCTCATTCGCCCTGTTGCCGGCCGGTGCCAGCCACTACGGCACCCGCGGGGGTGGCGGGCTCTCTCCGGTGCCGACGATGTTCACCGAAGACGATCAGTTCGTCACCGTAGGCGAGGACTTCTACTCGTCGGATGCGTACACCGACACGCTGCTGCGCTACCTCCACGAACGTCCCCAAGACGGTGAAGACCAGCCCTTCTTCGCCTACCTGCCCTTCCAGGCGCCGCACTGGCCGCTGCACGCGCCGCAGGAAACCATCGCCAACTACCACGGCCGCTATGACGCCGGACCGGACGCACTGCGCGAGGAGCGGCTGGCCGCGCTCACCCGGCTGGGCCTGTGCCCACCCGACGTCGAGCCCCACCCGGTGGTCGCCGACGGCGCCCCGGAATGGGCGGACATGACCGACGAGGAGCGTGCCGTCTCCGCCCGCAACATGGAGGTCTATGCCGCCATGGTGGACCGGATGGACTGGAACATCGGCCGGGTGATCGACTATCTCGACGGCACCGGCGAGTTGGACAACACGGTCGTGATCTTTCTGTCGGACAACGGCGCGGAGGGGACGATCGTCGAGGCCATGCCGCTACGCGGCCCCGAAATCGAAGCGTTCGTCGCGAAGCACTGTGACAACAGCGTGGACAACCTCGGTGCCCCCACCTCGTGGGCCTGGTACGGCCCGCGCTGGGCGCAGGCCGCCACCGCGCCGTCGCGGCTGCACAAGGCCTTCACCACCGAGGGAGGTATCCGGGTGGTGGGCTTCGTCGCGTGGCCGGGCTTCGCTCGGCAGGGAGAGATCGGCACGGCGTTCACCACCGTGATGGACATTGCACCGACCGTGCTGGAGCTCGCCGACGCCGCGCATCCCGGCACCGAGTACCAGGGCAGGGAGGTGGAGCCGATGCGAGGCCGATCGATGGTGCCCTACCTGTCGGGACAGGCAGAGGTGGTGCACGATGCCGACACCGGCACGGGGTGGGAGTTGTTCGGCCGCCGCGCGATTCGCCAGGGCGATTGGAAGGCGCTTCATCTGCCTGTGCCCTACGGCTCAGGCACCTGGCAGCTCTATGACCTCTCGAGTGATCCCGGCGAGGTGCATGATCAGGCCGCCTCCCGGCCCGACAAGCTGGCCGACTTGATCGAGCTGTGGGACCGCTACGTCGAAGAGAACGGCGTGATCATCGGACCCGTGTCGCTGTTCGAGGTGGACGTGGAGGCGTACTGA
- the rplI gene encoding 50S ribosomal protein L9 has product MKLILTAEVEHLGTAGDTVEVKDGYGRNYLLPRGLAIVASRGAQKQADEIRRARETKTVRDREHADEIKAAITALGSIQLPVKSAADSGKLFGSVTANDIVGAIKKAGGPSLDKRTVQLPKAHIKATGAHTVGVHLHPEVNVDITVDVVPQS; this is encoded by the coding sequence ATGAAGCTGATTTTGACCGCTGAGGTCGAGCACCTCGGAACGGCCGGCGACACCGTTGAGGTGAAGGACGGCTACGGACGTAACTACCTGCTGCCGCGCGGCCTGGCCATCGTGGCCTCGCGCGGTGCGCAGAAGCAGGCCGACGAGATCCGTCGTGCCCGCGAGACCAAGACCGTGCGCGATCGTGAGCACGCTGACGAGATCAAGGCCGCCATCACCGCGCTGGGTTCGATCCAGCTGCCGGTGAAGTCGGCTGCGGACTCGGGCAAGCTGTTCGGCTCGGTGACCGCCAACGACATCGTCGGCGCGATCAAGAAGGCCGGCGGACCCAGCCTGGACAAGCGCACCGTGCAGCTGCCCAAGGCACACATCAAGGCGACTGGCGCCCACACCGTCGGAGTGCACTTGCACCCCGAGGTGAACGTCGACATCACCGTCGACGTCGTGCCCCAGAGTTAG
- the rpsR gene encoding 30S ribosomal protein S18, translated as MAKTNKRRPAPEKPVKTRKCVFCSKKGKGQDIDYKDTQLLRTYISERGKIRARRVTGNCVQHQRDIAIAVKNAREVALLPFTSAAR; from the coding sequence ATGGCCAAGACCAACAAGCGGCGTCCCGCACCGGAAAAGCCGGTCAAGACCCGCAAATGCGTGTTCTGCTCCAAGAAGGGCAAGGGGCAGGACATCGATTACAAGGACACGCAATTGCTGCGTACCTACATCAGCGAGCGCGGCAAGATCCGCGCCCGCCGGGTGACCGGTAACTGCGTGCAGCACCAGCGCGACATCGCGATCGCCGTCAAGAACGCGCGTGAGGTTGCTCTGCTGCCGTTCACGTCGGCGGCGCGGTAG
- a CDS encoding single-stranded DNA-binding protein yields the protein MAGDTTITVVGNLTADPELRFTPSGAAVANFTVASTPRTFDRQTNEWKDGEALFLRCNIWREAAENVAESLTRGSRVIVQGRLKQRSFETREGEKRTVVELEVDEIGPSLRYATAKVNKASRSGGGGGGFGGGGGGGGSRPAAAAASESGDDPWGSAPASGSFAGGDDEPPF from the coding sequence GTGGCCGGTGACACGACCATCACCGTCGTCGGAAATCTGACGGCCGACCCCGAACTGCGGTTCACCCCGTCCGGTGCAGCCGTCGCCAATTTCACGGTGGCGTCCACACCGCGCACGTTCGACCGTCAGACCAATGAGTGGAAAGACGGCGAGGCGCTGTTCCTGCGCTGCAACATCTGGCGTGAGGCGGCCGAGAACGTGGCCGAGAGCCTCACCCGCGGTTCGCGGGTGATCGTTCAGGGCCGGCTGAAGCAGCGCTCCTTCGAAACCCGCGAGGGCGAGAAGCGCACCGTTGTGGAGCTCGAGGTCGACGAGATCGGCCCGTCGCTGCGTTATGCCACCGCCAAGGTCAACAAGGCCTCGCGCAGTGGCGGCGGTGGCGGCGGCTTCGGCGGTGGCGGCGGTGGCGGGGGCTCCCGTCCGGCGGCAGCGGCGGCAAGTGAGTCAGGCGACGACCCGTGGGGCAGCGCCCCGGCGTCGGGTTCGTTCGCCGGCGGCGACGACGAACCGCCCTTCTGA
- the rpsF gene encoding 30S ribosomal protein S6 → MRPYEIMVILDPTLDERTVAPSLETFLNVIRSDGGSVDKVDIWGRRRLAYEIAKHAEGIYAVVDVKAEPATVSELDRQLNLNESVLRTKVMRTDKH, encoded by the coding sequence ATGCGTCCATACGAAATCATGGTCATCCTTGACCCCACTCTCGACGAGCGCACCGTTGCCCCGTCCCTGGAGACGTTCCTGAACGTCATCCGGAGTGACGGCGGTTCGGTCGACAAGGTCGACATCTGGGGCCGGCGCCGGCTGGCCTACGAGATCGCCAAGCACGCCGAGGGCATCTACGCCGTCGTCGACGTGAAGGCCGAGCCGGCCACCGTGTCCGAGCTCGACCGTCAGCTGAACCTGAATGAGTCCGTGTTGCGGACCAAGGTGATGCGGACCGATAAGCACTGA
- a CDS encoding DJ-1/PfpI family protein has translation MQAAIALFPRNTALDAIGPYEVLQRIPSIDVVFVGHRRGEVRSDNGMLGLTVDATFDEITEPDILVFPGGIGTRTLVDDTAVLEWVREVHRHTTFTTSVCTGSLVLAAAGLLTGLTAGTHWRATELLESFGAIYTPQRVVEHLPERIITAAGVSSGIDMALRLVELLVGRRAAEASQLMIEYDPQPPFHAGAVDQVSDATLQLALEYYGQRS, from the coding sequence ATGCAAGCCGCGATAGCACTGTTCCCGCGTAACACCGCACTGGACGCGATCGGTCCATATGAGGTCCTGCAGCGCATCCCGTCGATCGACGTGGTGTTCGTCGGGCATCGTCGCGGCGAGGTCCGCAGTGACAACGGCATGCTCGGGCTGACGGTCGACGCCACGTTCGACGAAATCACCGAACCCGACATCCTGGTGTTCCCCGGCGGAATCGGCACCCGCACCCTCGTCGACGACACCGCGGTCCTGGAGTGGGTGCGCGAGGTACACCGGCACACCACGTTCACAACCTCGGTGTGCACCGGCAGCCTGGTGCTGGCGGCCGCGGGCCTGCTGACCGGGCTGACGGCCGGTACGCATTGGCGGGCCACCGAGTTGCTGGAGTCTTTCGGTGCGATCTACACCCCGCAACGGGTCGTCGAGCATCTGCCCGAGCGCATCATCACCGCGGCCGGGGTGTCCAGTGGAATCGACATGGCGTTGCGGCTGGTCGAGCTGCTGGTCGGGCGCCGGGCCGCGGAGGCCAGCCAGCTGATGATCGAGTACGACCCGCAGCCTCCGTTCCACGCCGGCGCGGTGGACCAGGTCTCCGATGCCACCCTGCAGCTGGCGCTGGAGTACTACGGCCAGCGGAGCTGA
- a CDS encoding glycosyltransferase family 87 protein, producing the protein MPSRNDAVGAALSEVVGGPVGRHALIGRSRIFTPLRVMFLMALVVLALGWSTKAPCLQTVGTGTPDQRVANWQNQRAYFELCYSDTVPLYGAELLSQGRFPYKSSWIETDSSGRPQIRYDGKPAVRYMEYPVLTGVYQYVSMALAKTYTAVAKMVSLPVVAEVVMFFNFAAIGLALAWLTTVWASSWLAGRRVWDAALVAASPVLIFQIFTNFDALATALAIGGLLAWARKKPVLAGILIGLGVAAKLYPALLLLPLLVLAIRTDRMPEAAKTVVSAVGAWFVVNLPVMVLFPRGWSEFFRLNSRRGDDMDSLYNVVKSFTGWDGFDTNLGFWQPPVILNTFVAVLFVLCCAAIAYIALTAPQRPRVAQLAFLTVAAFLLVNKVWSPQFSLWLVPLAVLALPQRRILLAWMTIDMLVWVPRMYYLYGEANKGLPEQWFTATVLLRDIAVVGLMVLVVRQIYRPELDLVRWGGRVDDPAGGVFDGAPDAYPTWFPRWLRPRATAAADAPEEQEAPDASRDSTVPA; encoded by the coding sequence ATGCCGAGTCGCAATGACGCTGTCGGCGCGGCACTCTCGGAAGTCGTGGGCGGTCCGGTGGGCCGGCACGCCCTGATCGGCCGGAGCCGGATCTTCACCCCGTTGCGGGTCATGTTCCTGATGGCGCTTGTGGTGCTGGCCCTGGGATGGTCGACAAAGGCGCCGTGCCTGCAGACGGTGGGTACCGGCACACCCGACCAGCGGGTGGCCAACTGGCAGAACCAGCGCGCCTATTTCGAGCTGTGCTACTCCGACACCGTGCCGCTCTACGGTGCAGAGTTGTTGAGCCAGGGCCGCTTTCCGTACAAGTCGAGCTGGATCGAGACAGACTCGAGCGGCCGGCCGCAGATCCGGTATGACGGCAAGCCCGCGGTCCGCTACATGGAATATCCGGTGCTGACCGGGGTGTACCAGTACGTGTCGATGGCGCTGGCCAAGACTTACACGGCGGTCGCCAAAATGGTGTCGCTGCCCGTTGTCGCCGAAGTGGTGATGTTCTTCAACTTCGCGGCGATCGGGCTGGCATTGGCGTGGCTGACGACGGTATGGGCGTCATCGTGGCTGGCCGGCCGGCGGGTGTGGGATGCCGCGCTGGTGGCCGCGTCCCCGGTTCTTATCTTCCAGATCTTCACCAATTTCGATGCACTGGCAACAGCTTTGGCGATCGGTGGCTTGCTGGCGTGGGCGCGCAAGAAGCCGGTGCTCGCCGGGATTCTGATCGGGCTCGGGGTGGCGGCGAAGCTCTATCCGGCGCTGCTGCTGCTGCCGTTGCTGGTGCTGGCGATCCGCACCGACCGGATGCCTGAGGCCGCCAAGACTGTGGTGTCCGCGGTGGGCGCCTGGTTCGTGGTGAACCTTCCGGTGATGGTGCTGTTTCCGCGCGGCTGGTCGGAGTTCTTCCGGCTCAACTCCCGGCGCGGGGATGACATGGATTCGCTGTACAACGTGGTGAAGTCGTTCACCGGCTGGGACGGCTTCGACACGAACCTCGGGTTCTGGCAGCCGCCGGTCATCCTCAACACCTTCGTCGCCGTGCTGTTCGTTTTGTGCTGCGCGGCAATCGCTTACATCGCCCTGACCGCGCCGCAGCGGCCCCGGGTGGCGCAGCTGGCGTTCCTGACGGTGGCGGCGTTCCTGTTGGTGAACAAGGTGTGGAGCCCGCAGTTCTCGCTGTGGCTGGTGCCGCTGGCGGTGCTGGCCCTGCCGCAGCGCCGAATCCTGTTGGCGTGGATGACCATCGACATGCTCGTGTGGGTGCCGCGGATGTACTACCTGTACGGCGAGGCCAACAAGGGCCTGCCCGAGCAGTGGTTCACCGCAACCGTGCTGCTGCGCGACATCGCGGTGGTGGGCCTGATGGTGTTGGTCGTGCGCCAGATCTACCGGCCCGAACTGGATTTGGTGCGGTGGGGCGGCCGGGTGGACGATCCCGCCGGGGGCGTGTTCGACGGCGCCCCAGACGCGTACCCGACATGGTTCCCGCGGTGGTTGCGCCCACGCGCGACGGCCGCTGCGGATGCGCCCGAGGAACAAGAGGCACCGGATGCAAGCCGCGATAGCACTGTTCCCGCGTAA
- a CDS encoding transglycosylase domain-containing protein — MPPDDRLTSIIEPVRDTPPSLRDPVDVVKAALDGTPPPKLPPPPPRRPGGSGGPGGPPPFKPPTFSQQVNWKWVRRSLYLAAVVLIVLPLITFGMAYLIVKVPQPGDLRTNQVSTILASDGSELAKIVPPEGNRVDVNIDQVPVQVRNAVMAAEDRDFYSNPGFSFSGFARALKNNLFGGDLQGGSTITQQYVKNALVGDARSGVGGVVRKAKELVISTKMAGEWSKDQVLQAYLNIIYFGRGAYGIAAAAKAYFDKPVEQLTVAEGALLAALIQRPSTLDPAIDPDGAAKRWNWVLDGMVSMGALSKDERSQQVFPPTVSPEQARSNNVTTGANGLIERQVTKELLDLFNIDEQTLNTQGLQITTTIDPQAQKAAEDAVSKYLEGEMPDMRSAVVSIDPKTGGVKAYYGGSDAQGFDFAQAGLPTGSSFKVFALVAALEQGMGLGYQIDSSPVTVNGIKITNVEGEGCGVCNIAEALKRSLNTSYYRLMLKLKNGPSDVADAAHRAGIAESFPGVDHTLSEDGKGGPPNNGVVLGQYQSRVLDMASAYATLADSGVYHKPHFVQKVVNSRGEVLFDASTADNSGEQRIPKAVADNVTAAMQPIAGYSRGHNLAGGRASAAKTGTNQLGDTDANRDAWMVGYTPSLSTAVWVGTTDGTQPLVNSSGGPVYGSGLPSDIWKATMDGALKGTDNESFPKPTEIGGYAGVPAPPPPPPAPPSETVIQPSIEVAPGITIPLGPPTTITIPPGGGPPPPPGGPEPPPPGGGDPNAPLPPPP; from the coding sequence GTGCCTCCCGATGACCGGTTGACGTCGATCATCGAACCGGTCCGCGACACCCCGCCGTCGCTGCGTGACCCGGTGGACGTCGTCAAGGCCGCTCTGGACGGCACTCCGCCGCCGAAGCTTCCGCCGCCCCCGCCGCGCCGCCCGGGTGGCTCCGGCGGCCCGGGTGGCCCGCCGCCGTTCAAGCCGCCGACCTTCTCCCAGCAGGTCAACTGGAAGTGGGTGCGCCGGTCGTTGTACCTGGCCGCCGTGGTGTTGATCGTGCTGCCGCTGATCACCTTCGGCATGGCCTACCTGATCGTCAAGGTGCCTCAGCCGGGTGACCTGCGCACCAACCAGGTGTCGACGATCCTGGCCAGCGACGGCTCCGAGCTGGCGAAAATCGTTCCGCCGGAAGGTAACCGGGTCGATGTCAACATCGACCAGGTACCGGTGCAGGTCCGCAATGCGGTGATGGCCGCCGAAGACCGCGACTTCTACAGCAATCCGGGGTTCTCGTTCTCCGGCTTCGCCCGCGCACTCAAGAACAATCTGTTCGGCGGCGACCTGCAGGGCGGGTCGACGATCACCCAGCAGTATGTGAAGAACGCGCTCGTCGGTGACGCCCGCTCCGGGGTCGGTGGTGTGGTGCGCAAGGCCAAGGAACTCGTCATCTCCACGAAGATGGCCGGCGAGTGGTCCAAAGACCAAGTGCTGCAGGCATATCTGAACATCATCTATTTCGGTCGCGGCGCCTATGGCATCGCGGCGGCGGCGAAGGCGTACTTCGACAAGCCGGTCGAGCAGTTGACCGTCGCCGAGGGTGCGCTGCTGGCCGCGCTGATCCAGCGGCCGTCGACCCTGGATCCGGCGATCGATCCCGACGGTGCGGCCAAGCGGTGGAACTGGGTTCTCGACGGCATGGTGTCGATGGGCGCGCTGTCGAAGGACGAGCGTTCCCAACAGGTTTTCCCGCCGACGGTGTCGCCGGAGCAGGCCCGCTCGAACAACGTCACCACCGGGGCGAACGGTCTGATCGAACGCCAGGTGACCAAGGAACTGCTCGACCTGTTCAACATCGATGAGCAGACCCTGAACACCCAGGGTCTGCAGATCACCACGACGATCGACCCGCAGGCGCAGAAGGCCGCCGAGGACGCGGTGTCGAAGTATCTCGAGGGCGAGATGCCGGACATGCGTTCGGCGGTGGTGTCCATCGATCCGAAAACCGGTGGAGTGAAGGCCTATTACGGCGGCTCGGACGCGCAGGGCTTCGACTTCGCGCAGGCTGGTCTGCCGACCGGTTCGTCGTTCAAGGTGTTCGCGTTGGTGGCCGCGCTCGAACAGGGCATGGGGCTGGGTTATCAGATCGACAGCTCACCGGTCACCGTCAACGGCATCAAGATCACCAACGTCGAGGGTGAGGGCTGCGGCGTCTGCAACATCGCGGAGGCGCTCAAGCGCTCGTTGAACACCTCGTACTACCGGCTGATGCTCAAGCTCAAGAACGGCCCGAGTGATGTGGCCGACGCCGCGCACCGGGCCGGTATCGCGGAAAGCTTCCCGGGCGTGGACCACACGCTGTCCGAGGACGGCAAGGGCGGCCCGCCGAACAACGGTGTGGTCCTGGGCCAGTACCAGTCGCGGGTGCTCGACATGGCTTCGGCCTACGCCACGTTGGCCGACTCGGGCGTCTACCACAAGCCGCACTTCGTGCAGAAGGTCGTCAACTCCCGCGGCGAGGTACTCTTCGACGCCAGCACCGCCGACAACAGTGGCGAGCAACGCATTCCAAAGGCAGTCGCCGACAACGTGACCGCGGCGATGCAACCCATCGCCGGCTACTCGCGCGGGCACAACTTAGCGGGTGGTCGCGCGTCGGCGGCCAAGACCGGAACCAATCAGCTCGGGGACACCGACGCCAACCGTGACGCATGGATGGTCGGCTACACCCCGTCGTTGTCGACGGCCGTGTGGGTCGGCACCACTGACGGCACGCAACCGCTGGTCAACTCGTCGGGTGGACCGGTCTACGGGTCGGGCCTGCCGTCGGACATCTGGAAGGCCACGATGGACGGCGCGCTGAAGGGTACGGACAACGAGTCCTTCCCCAAGCCGACCGAAATCGGCGGATACGCCGGTGTTCCGGCGCCGCCGCCTCCGCCGCCCGCGCCGCCGTCGGAGACGGTCATCCAACCCAGTATCGAAGTGGCACCGGGCATCACGATCCCGCTGGGACCGCCGACGACCATCACGATTCCGCCGGGCGGCGGTCCGCCGCCGCCACCGGGAGGACCAGAACCGCCCCCGCCGGGTGGCGGTGACCCTAACGCGCCGCTGCCTCCGCCGCCGTGA
- a CDS encoding DUF5318 family protein: MRLQRQVVDYALRRRSLLAEVYSGRTGVSEVCDANPYLLRAAKFHGKPSSVMCPICRKEPLTLVSWVFGDHLGAVSGSARTAEELVLLATRFDEFSVHVVEVCRTCEWNHLVKSYVLGAPRPTNGTRGRRGTQTARSGARTASE, from the coding sequence GTGCGATTGCAGCGACAGGTGGTGGACTACGCCCTCCGGCGACGCTCCCTGCTGGCCGAGGTGTACTCCGGTCGAACTGGGGTTTCAGAGGTCTGCGACGCCAATCCCTATCTGTTGCGCGCCGCCAAGTTTCACGGCAAGCCCAGTTCGGTGATGTGCCCGATCTGCCGCAAGGAGCCGCTGACATTGGTGTCCTGGGTGTTCGGCGATCACCTGGGTGCGGTGTCGGGATCCGCGCGCACCGCCGAGGAGCTGGTGTTGCTGGCGACTCGATTCGACGAATTCTCGGTACACGTGGTGGAGGTATGCCGGACCTGCGAGTGGAATCACCTGGTCAAGTCCTACGTGCTCGGAGCGCCGCGTCCCACCAACGGGACGCGAGGGCGCCGTGGCACCCAGACGGCGCGCTCCGGCGCGCGTACGGCCAGTGAATAG
- a CDS encoding DUF1707 domain-containing protein: MATSQTASTRAKDTDRNDTCQILDTALSEGQLSMTEHGQRVKAATTAMTLGDLRALVSDLQTANAPVQLPTLKKPRLSAPGTTGSWGIRLAIMGVLVVLGIGIGWGLYGNTPSPLNFTSDPGAKSDGVAPVVLTPPRQLHSLGGLTGLLEQMKKKFGNTDGNRLVVYPDYASLTRPDPNDDRRELNYSYRGGWDDPTTSGASNDAKLVDLSKFDAKAVIGVLRGAPETLNMKPGDVKSTYLIIEPSRDQTVPGTLTISIYVSSDFGSGYIQLNPDGSEKQINYP; the protein is encoded by the coding sequence GTGGCGACATCGCAGACGGCCAGCACGCGCGCCAAGGACACCGACCGCAACGACACGTGCCAGATTTTGGACACCGCGCTGTCCGAAGGGCAGCTGTCGATGACCGAGCATGGCCAGCGGGTGAAGGCGGCGACCACGGCGATGACACTGGGCGACTTGCGCGCGCTGGTGTCCGACCTCCAAACCGCGAACGCGCCGGTGCAGCTGCCCACGTTGAAGAAGCCGCGGCTGTCGGCGCCGGGGACCACTGGAAGCTGGGGCATCCGGCTCGCCATCATGGGAGTCTTGGTCGTGCTCGGCATCGGCATCGGCTGGGGGCTGTACGGCAACACCCCATCGCCGCTGAACTTCACCTCCGATCCGGGCGCCAAGTCCGACGGGGTGGCCCCGGTGGTGCTGACGCCGCCGCGCCAGCTGCATTCGCTGGGTGGGCTCACCGGCCTGCTCGAGCAGATGAAGAAGAAGTTCGGCAATACCGACGGCAACCGGCTGGTGGTCTATCCCGACTATGCGTCGCTGACCCGGCCGGACCCCAACGACGACCGTCGTGAACTCAACTACTCCTACCGCGGCGGCTGGGACGATCCGACCACCTCCGGGGCAAGCAACGACGCCAAGCTGGTGGACCTGAGCAAGTTCGACGCCAAAGCCGTCATCGGCGTTCTGCGCGGGGCGCCGGAGACGCTGAACATGAAGCCCGGCGACGTGAAGAGCACCTATCTGATCATCGAGCCCAGCCGCGACCAGACCGTGCCGGGGACGCTGACGATCTCGATCTATGTGTCGAGCGACTTCGGCAGCGGCTACATCCAGCTGAATCCCGACGGCTCGGAAAAGCAGATCAACTACCCGTAA
- a CDS encoding PadR family transcriptional regulator translates to MLELAILGLLLESPMHGYELRKRLTGLLGAFRAFSYGSLYPALRRMQTDGLIVEDTAPAGTTVLRRARRVYQLTDAGRQRFAELVADTGPQNYTDDGFGVHLAFFNRTPAEARMRILEGRRRQVEERREGLREAIARASNSFDRYTKQLHQLGLESSEREVKWLNELIAAERVAQSHPDQA, encoded by the coding sequence ATGCTGGAGCTTGCCATCTTGGGTCTTCTCCTCGAGTCCCCCATGCACGGCTACGAACTGCGCAAACGACTGACGGGTCTGCTCGGGGCGTTCCGTGCCTTCTCGTACGGCTCGCTGTACCCGGCGTTGCGCCGGATGCAGACCGACGGGTTGATCGTCGAGGACACCGCCCCCGCGGGAACCACGGTGTTGCGCCGTGCCCGCCGGGTGTACCAACTGACCGATGCCGGCCGCCAGCGGTTCGCCGAATTGGTGGCCGACACCGGCCCACAGAACTACACCGACGACGGCTTCGGTGTGCACCTGGCGTTCTTCAACCGCACACCGGCCGAGGCACGGATGCGGATTCTGGAAGGCCGCCGGCGCCAGGTGGAAGAACGTCGCGAAGGTCTGCGGGAGGCCATCGCCCGAGCGAGCAATTCGTTCGACCGCTACACGAAACAACTGCATCAGCTGGGCCTGGAGTCCAGCGAGCGGGAAGTCAAGTGGCTCAACGAGCTTATCGCCGCTGAGCGGGTGGCTCAGAGCCATCCAGATCAGGCCTGA
- a CDS encoding inositol-3-phosphate synthase translates to MTEHNGASTDVRVAIVGVGNCASSLVQGVQYYQDADANATVPGLMHVKLGPYHVRDVKFVAAFDVDAKKVGFDLSEAIFASENNTIKIADVPPTDVVVQRGPTLDGIGKYYAETIEISDEQPVDVVKVLKDNKVDVLVSYLPVGSDEADKFYAQCAIDAKVAFVNALPVFIASDPVWAKKFEDAGVPIVGDDIKSQVGATITHRVMAKLFEDRGVTLDRTYQLNVGGNMDFKNMLERERLESKKVSKTQAVTSNLTGSLAGKVEDKNVHIGPSDHVAWLDDRKWAYVRLEGRAFGDVPLNLEYKLEVWDSPNSAGIIIDAVRAAKIAKDRGVGGPIIPASAYLMKSPPKQLADDIARTELEKFIAGE, encoded by the coding sequence ATGACGGAGCACAACGGAGCGTCGACAGATGTGCGGGTCGCCATTGTCGGCGTCGGCAACTGCGCGTCCTCACTGGTCCAGGGCGTGCAGTACTACCAGGACGCTGACGCGAACGCCACCGTTCCCGGCCTGATGCACGTGAAGCTCGGCCCGTACCACGTGCGCGACGTGAAGTTCGTCGCCGCGTTCGACGTCGACGCCAAGAAGGTCGGCTTCGACCTGTCCGAGGCGATCTTCGCGTCGGAGAACAACACGATCAAGATCGCCGACGTGCCGCCGACCGACGTCGTCGTGCAGCGCGGCCCGACCCTCGACGGCATCGGCAAGTACTACGCCGAGACCATCGAGATCTCCGACGAGCAGCCGGTCGACGTCGTCAAGGTCCTCAAGGACAACAAGGTCGACGTGCTGGTCTCCTACCTGCCGGTGGGCTCCGACGAGGCCGACAAGTTCTACGCGCAGTGCGCCATCGATGCCAAGGTCGCGTTCGTCAACGCCCTTCCGGTGTTCATCGCCTCGGACCCGGTTTGGGCCAAGAAGTTCGAAGACGCCGGTGTGCCGATCGTCGGCGACGACATCAAGAGCCAGGTCGGCGCGACCATCACCCACCGCGTGATGGCCAAGCTGTTCGAAGACCGCGGCGTCACGCTGGACCGCACGTATCAGCTGAACGTCGGCGGCAACATGGACTTCAAGAACATGCTCGAGCGTGAGCGCCTGGAGTCCAAGAAGGTTTCCAAGACCCAGGCCGTGACGTCGAACCTCACCGGCTCGCTGGCCGGCAAGGTCGAGGACAAGAACGTCCACATCGGCCCGTCGGACCACGTCGCGTGGCTCGACGACCGCAAGTGGGCCTACGTCCGGCTCGAAGGCCGCGCCTTCGGTGACGTGCCGCTGAACCTGGAGTACAAGCTCGAGGTGTGGGATTCGCCGAACTCGGCCGGCATCATCATCGACGCCGTGCGCGCCGCGAAGATCGCCAAGGACCGCGGTGTCGGCGGCCCGATCATCCCCGCGTCGGCCTACCTGATGAAGAGCCCGCCCAAGCAGCTGGCCGACGACATCGCCCGCACTGAGCTCGAGAA